The genomic region CGGTGATGACACAACGTATCACGACAACATGTGAAGTTGGTTTCTAAGCTTGCAGCCGCACCAGATGGCTATCTGGTTCTAAAACAAGCGTGCATGATGGCACTCCAAGCAGATGTAGTAGTACGACTACACCCTGCACGTGTTCCAGGCTCAGCACGACATCTTGCACGCTCGCCGCCGGCGTCAAGTCGCTTAGGTAGGAGAAGGTCGCGCTCACCATGCAGATACCATAAATGTAATCGATAACACTAATCGATCAATTCTCATACAATTATATGTACATGCGCAGTACATTACCATCATATTATATTTACCGGATCTGCGCCATGGAGGTGGTGGTCCTCGAGGGGTGGGGCCTGCTTGGGTGTTGGAAAGCTGCACGGATGGAGTAAGGCGTCCAGTCGCTCGGTGAGGTGCACCGGCAAGGCTGTGCAGCCGGCCGGTTTGGCGTCGGCGAGGCCCTCCTCTCGTTTGGTGGTATGGCGGCGACGACCAGTGGCTCGGGAAAGCGCTGGTTGGTGGTCGCGGGTGCCAGGGCCGACAGCATCAGCCAACATCAGCTCTGGTGTGCGGGAGTGTGTTACACGCCGCACGATGTGTGCCTGGTTCCGTGTATCCAGCCAGAGAGCGTGGCGGCCGACGCAGCTCAGCGGCTGCTGCGGTAGCCGGCATGTCGATGCCCCTCTGGAGGGTTTTGTGCGAGATGCCAGGGCGGCGACGACGCGCGGAAGCTGCATGCTTTAACTCGGggccctggcctggcctggcctaaTCGATGTGTTGGGGAACATTTTGGGCGTAAGCCCCAACGACGGTGACGCTAGTGGGCGCCGCTTCCCCTGTTGAAGGCGTCGCATTCCCCAACATTATCTTCCATGGGATAAAGCCCAATACATCTCGGACAGACAACGGTGGCATCCCTAACGCCACTCCCTTGTTGAAGGTGTCGCTATTTGAAGTTCGTCTTGGCCACGGCGTCGCCTTCGGTTGGTGCTTTCACTTCTCGGCCTCTGGTATGCGGGTGGAGGTGGAATTTTGCATCCTGGAGTCAAAGCTGCTACGTCAAGGGATGTGGCTCGGCAACGATGACATGATGTGAAACCTCCCTTCATGGACTGGATTGTTTCGGAGGTTGGACAAATACCAGGGGTGTGGCATAGGATCAAGTTCGTTGGTGAAGAATCGAAGCTGCCTCGCATGGGGTGTGGAGGCTTGGCAACGGCGGCGCACCGCGGTCTTCCTCCTTGTCGGGTTTTAGGTGTAGGCGTCGTCGAGTTCCGTTGGCCATGTGCGGCTCGTCTTGAGATGTTGGAGCTGCTCGTCCCTTGTGTTTGAGCTCGGCAACGATGACTCTAGATGGGCTTTGTGTATGGGGATGCCGTTGTCTGGGTTGTTTGTGCTCTTTGTGTAGGTTTCGGGCCCGATTTTCCTTAAAACTAGGTCAATTCTATTCTTCATCTTAATTAAAAGGCAGAGCTCCTGCCATTACGTTCAAAAAAATATTGTAAATTGTAATGCTATCTTGAGATGTTGTGAACACACTGGAAATAAATAATTGATATCCTAGACTTAACAATGCATTGCAGAACTAATAGTGGTAATTAAGTGCATCATACCAACTTTTGAATCTTGGCATACAACAAAATAGAAAACAAATACATCTGAATTACAGGGGGGAAGTACTTTTGAATGTTCTAATCACGTAGCACAATTCGCCATCAAATAACAAATTTAAAAAACCAAAGAAATTTAATATtgacaaaaataaaaataaaaaacttGAGAACAAAAAGAATAATTTGACAACCTACAAAATACCAGATGTTTGCTGCTAATAGCATTTATACAACATTAAGAATACAATAGTAGTAGGTTCATTGACATTACCTATCACTGGAATGTCGATCAGAATATTGGAACTGCTTGAATACAGGGAGCAATTCCCTTCTCCTGATCTCAACCTCGTGAAGAGGTAACTTCTCAATCTCAATTTCTCCACCACCACTGCTAACTGATTCGACCAACTCTGCAGCAGGATAGCCCATCACATAGAAGCAAATCTGCAAAACACGATTGATTGTCATGGTCAATCTTCATGATTTATCACATCGTTTAAAGACATTGCAGCAAACCTTAGATTTCTGCCAGATGGGAATCCGCCACGAGTTTATCTGTACTTCTGCATTAGATAGATACCAGCTTGACCTTTCTCGGATTCTCATAATCTCTTTCCCAGAGATACCATCATTTGATGCAGTGGAATCCGAATGCTCGCTATCTTCACAGTCAGAAGCACCCATAGCCATCATACTGCTTCTTTGGTTATACAATACAATGTTGGCAATGTTTTCATCTCTTTCTGGCCAGTTTGTCCTACGGCACACATCCCACCATTGAATTGGTTCAGCAGTAACATGCATCTCATCATCTTGTAGTTGCAAGTTAGGACCTGAACCAACTCTTGGGCTGCTACCAGAGGACTCAGAACCTGAAGAAGGTAAAAGTTCATGTTGAATGACATGACCAGATGGCGAATACACCAGTAGATGCTCTAAAGCATTAGCCTTAGATGGAACTGGCAAAGAACCCTGGTAGATGGAATTATGGAAAACAGCAGTTACAGCGCCAGATGGTACAGATAGTTTTCCACTTGCAGAAGCAGCCACATTGCTGACATTATTTAGCCAACCAGAAGTGTTATTCTTTATCCTACTGACAACCGAATGTGTCACAGTTGAGGGAACTTGGTGAAGCTGTTGGTCCATAAGAAAGGATGGCTTTGACCACCATGGCCTTGACTGACATGGGGCAAGAGGGGGCCCATCACTGTGAGAATTCTGTGGCTGCAGACTGGCATCACCACCAAATGGGGACAATGTAAAAATATGGCAGGTACCTCGAGATGAAACAATAGATATCCATTGACTAAAATGACTAAACGAGATGTCTTGTATGACCTGCACGCAAATGCAAGGTAATTAACAAAAATGAATAAAATCATAAAACATTCTGAGAAAGACTTTTCAGTTTCTTAGTAAACATACAGCTGATGTCATGCCACGATACAGTTTATAGAGATGAACATGAGAAGCTGTCCAATCATAACGTGTTGCGCCTGAGCCATTAGCAATGCAGGTTGGCATGATCCTGAAAACATTTATGTTATGGCCATGAACAGAGGTTGTCACCAAAAGTGTTCCACTAGGGTCAAAACAAAGAGCAGATATCGGACTTGTGTGAGCCTTAAACTGTGAGACAACAATTTTGGATGTGAAATCCTTGATGACTACCTGCAAGTGTCCAACAAACTTCCATTACTTCACATAGAAGATTTACTTTTCTACGCACTTAATTTGACAATgaaaggagaaaaaggcttagtGAGGCTTTAACTAACCATGCCTGCATTGTCAGCTTCCAGTGGATGCACACTGGAAAGAATTTTACCAGATCTCCTGCCTGGGCTCGATGACAAAGGGGAGTTAGAACCATCTGGCAGAAGTTCCTGGCAGTACTTTGAAAATGTATATCCCATGTCAATAATACCAGAAGCTAACTGCTTGCTAGACTCCATTGCATATCTAGCAACTAAACTTCCACTGCTGGGAGAAGTAGATGGGCTCACTCCTGGCGAAGGTGTGAGGTTCTGTGGACTTAGGCGGCCTGTGTTTGACAATAAAGGAGTATTTGTGGCATAGGCTAACCATCTGGGGCCAACAGCCATCGGGCCATACCCAATATTTACCCCAGGTGCACCTTGCAAAGGATATGACAAGACGCTGAGCTTGTTCTCAAGAGTAACAGCGTCAAAGCAGTAGATCTGAAATGTAGTAAAATGAGTATTTAGAATTCCTATGCAAGAACATCATTTTTGTCAACTCCAGTTTGCACTACAAAATATAAATGAAtgtgcagagagaaacttacttgTGCTGCAAGTGCTACAGCAACAATCCTAGGACTGCAGCGAACTAAATATACAGCAGACCGGAATCGAAGAACATGTACATAGGTGTGAGACTTCAAAGAGTAGAAACGGACAACTGTTGGGGTTGAAATGCAATTTACAGCTTGATGCTCACTGTTTGTGTCTCTGATAAGAGCACTTAAGCGACCACCTTGAATCGCACCCAGGCCGTTTGTCTCATCACCAGCAACAACTAGAAGCATGGGATGTGATGCTCTGAATCCTTCAATGCCTTCAGAGCCGACTGGAGTGGGTTGCATTTGTAAAAACGTAACTGGGCCATCATGTTTTGAGACCAATTCACAAACATTTGCAGCATCCTCAACATCAAGCACTTGAAACCCATTTGAATAACCAACAAGCAGGACATGCTTGAATGATGATGGATGAAGCTCTAGTTTATCGAATCCAGCCCACAAAACCTGTTTATAGATGGGTTAACAAGATTGAATTTGTGTATAAATTAGCAGAAATAGACAGTGGCAAACATTTTTCCAATCAAAATTGTTAATAGAAAAACTGAGTTGAGTCAAGCATTAACTAAACTTGGAGAGACAGCATTTTGTTATCCAGGCAAAATTTAAGAACACTGAAGAAAAATCCAGAAGTCAAAAACTGTTGCCAACAATAACATAGGTGACCAATATGAGCACATAAGAATTCTACTGAGCTACTACACAAATGACTTCGCTGTTCACTAAACAGCCATTTAGCCCATTTAAACACTATTTAGACGCCACACAATGGCTACTCGTGTCCATTAATCAGACACTTATCCTGTTTAAGTGCCCATTTAGACCATTTAAACTGTCATTTAGCTCAAATAAAACAGCTAAAACATAGGTGACCAACTCCTTAATGTTTAAGATATGGGTGAACACTGACCTAAACTGTACTCTCCGACCTTTTCACTTCAGAGAAAATGTCCATTCCAGCAATTTACTACCTTCTAAGGGCAAGTTTGGAAGCACGGCAATCTATCCAAAACCCATGTAAATTAAAGACCACAATTCTTTTCCAGCCTAAGATGGAAATTGCTGCTTGGATGACCGGTGAGCTCACTAAAACTACACCTGTTTTGGGCTAAAACCATCAGGGGGAAAAAACATGAATGGAGATCCAGGAAAAAAACGAGAAACATCAGGCTCCTccagtgcatctcgcatgtttgtCTCAGCAGCTGCGATCGCAGCCCGGTTCCCCGAGTGCCGTCTCAACAATGGCGCCCAGCTCTGCGTCCTTCTGCAGCAGTGCTGTTACCAACATGCTCGCCGAGGCACCTGCCAGGGAGGACGCATCGGCCATGCTGAGCGACAGCGGGAGCAGCGGGTTGGCAGTGGTGTCATCGGACATGGTGAGGAGCATCCCCAGCTATGGGCTCTTGGTGTAAAGGCAAAGTTGTCGGTGTTGGTCCTTGCGGCTTCGAGGTTGTCATTACAGGTGAAAAACAGTATGATGCTTCCAAACATAACCTAACTAGTTAAACTGAATTCATGGTCAACTCACTTAAAGCTGCCTCCATTAATTGCCACTGGAATTTCGGAAGTACAAGAACATAAGATCTAGCTCACTAGATTACTCAACCTCCTACTGCAAAATGGCATTATTGAGTACACGGTTGCAAGGGTAACAATCAACATATTCTAGTAATTTATAACTTTTCCTATCCAGTGGGCAGTGGTTAATGATCAATTCAATTGAAGAGCCAGGAATTGCCACCAGAACGATGAATCGAATGGAATAGAGGAAGTGCGTCCAGGCATTACTCAAACCTACTACTGCAGAATGCTACAATTGAGTATATCATTGCAAGCAAGCACAGCACTGAAGTTAGCAAACCCCAGCGCCCACAGTCATCTGCACTAGCAGCGTAAATAAGAAAAAAGAGATATTTGAAGAAATGGAGGCAGGGGCGGGGCAGTGGACCTGATCCTTCTCGTCCTCTGCCTGGGAGGAGATGGATGCGGCGACGGAGGCGCCggccgagcgcacgctggacgcgaCGGAGCCGGcgttggaggtcaccgtcttgaggCAGGACGATATGATCCGCAGCGAACTCGGCAGCAACCCATTCCTTGCCCCCTTCCCCCGCCTCATCCCTCCCCGCCGCTCCCTCACCTCCTCTCCCTGCCCCAGCCCGGAGACCAGCACAAGCACCCGCTCCGAGTCCAACTTCCCCGCCGCCACCGCTCCTACAACCCCCGCCCCGCAATCCCGCCGCTGCCCATCCACGATCGCCGCCTCCGGGGCTGGCGAAAGCCAGTACCATCCGAGTGCCGCCGCCCCTCACTGCCTCCGATCCCCGCTGCCGCCGCAATCCGCAGACTCAGCTGGCCACCATATCCCTCCTCCCCTCGCACACCTCTTCCTCGCCGCTCGTCGTCCCTTCCCCTCCGACGCCGACCAGAACCGAAATTCAACAACTCCCTGGGCCCTGGCTTCCTTCACCCTTTTCCCTTCTCTCTCCTCGCTGTTGCTTTCGTGTGCCTATCTCCCTCCCTCGCCCTTAAATAATCCCAAGAAATCCCAcccggtttgcctctccccacCCGGCTTCGCGTCCCCGGAGCAAACTCTCTTCCACCCAGGGCCCACTGCCTATCCGCGAGTGCACGAGGCTTTCCTCGGGTGCCCGTGGCGAGGGCACGGGGAGTGAGCTTTGCAC from Zea mays cultivar B73 chromosome 6, Zm-B73-REFERENCE-NAM-5.0, whole genome shotgun sequence harbors:
- the LOC103630344 gene encoding autophagy-related protein 18h — its product is MRRGKGARNGLLPSSLRIISSCLKTVTSNAGSVASSVRSAGASVAASISSQAEDEKDQVLWAGFDKLELHPSSFKHVLLVGYSNGFQVLDVEDAANVCELVSKHDGPVTFLQMQPTPVGSEGIEGFRASHPMLLVVAGDETNGLGAIQGGRLSALIRDTNSEHQAVNCISTPTVVRFYSLKSHTYVHVLRFRSAVYLVRCSPRIVAVALAAQIYCFDAVTLENKLSVLSYPLQGAPGVNIGYGPMAVGPRWLAYATNTPLLSNTGRLSPQNLTPSPGVSPSTSPSSGSLVARYAMESSKQLASGIIDMGYTFSKYCQELLPDGSNSPLSSSPGRRSGKILSSVHPLEADNAGMVVIKDFTSKIVVSQFKAHTSPISALCFDPSGTLLVTTSVHGHNINVFRIMPTCIANGSGATRYDWTASHVHLYKLYRGMTSAVIQDISFSHFSQWISIVSSRGTCHIFTLSPFGGDASLQPQNSHSDGPPLAPCQSRPWWSKPSFLMDQQLHQVPSTVTHSVVSRIKNNTSGWLNNVSNVAASASGKLSVPSGAVTAVFHNSIYQGSLPVPSKANALEHLLVYSPSGHVIQHELLPSSGSESSGSSPRVGSGPNLQLQDDEMHVTAEPIQWWDVCRRTNWPERDENIANIVLYNQRSSMMAMGASDCEDSEHSDSTASNDGISGKEIMRIRERSSWYLSNAEVQINSWRIPIWQKSKICFYVMGYPAAELVESVSSGGGEIEIEKLPLHEVEIRRRELLPVFKQFQYSDRHSSDRNIANGGFQNALSHISNAQNSSVKDNGEYETKPVALSGFYADTRKTANTNGLARQTFSAVNLQQVGKCNSIESLNTAIVSGKTENGNNGYISTPPETKASIRSLSSYSLLDGHVDGMLSPNSASHKPETTNNSVLSNAASTDVQNGCLTTVDSGQQEASHSHSSVEFTQYFQEGYCKISELDDCRELTEAVTDADSSSSHCEREKPEEDGDNDDLLGGVFAFSEEG